Genomic DNA from Neisseria lisongii:
TTAACCGGTTATCGCCCGTTTTTATCGGACGAATCTTCATCAAAAATACTGCTTGCCGCTTCGTCGTAATTTTGCTTATTGCGTCGGTGAAACACAATATAAATCACGAGCATGAAGCAGAGGAAAACCCAAAGCGTAAAAAGCGAGCGAATCCAGTTAACGTCCATGATGTTACCTTACGTTTTTCAATGCCAAACCCAAACCCTGCAGGTAGGCAATTACAGCGTCCAGCTCTGATTTGTTCGCCAGTGATTCAGGTGCTTTGGCGATTTCCTCGTCGCTGTAAGGCGTACCAACGGCACGCAATGCCTTCATGTGTGCAACGGTTGCTTCCGGATCGACTTTGTTGCGTGCCAGCCAAGGGAAAGCAGGCATGTTCGATTCAGGTACTACGTCGCGCGGGTTCAAGAGGTGGATACGGTGCCATTCGTCGGAGTAACGGCCGCCTACACGGGCCAAATCAGGACCGGTACGCTTAGAACCCCATTGGAACGGGTGATCGTAAACCGACTCACCGGCAACGCTGTAATGGCCGTAACGCTCGGTTTCTGCACGGAACGGACGAATCATTTGCGAGTGGCAGTTGTAACAGCCTTCACGGATAAAAATATCGCGGCCGGCAACTTGCAGGGCATTGTACGGTTTCACGCCCGGAGCGGGTTGTGTTACCACTTTACTGGAAAACAGCGGCACTACTTCGATCAAAAAGCCCACGCTGACCACGAGCAAAGTGAATACAATCAGAAAACCGATTTTTTCTTCAGCTAATTGTTGTAATTTCATTTTGGTAGCCTATCTTTCTTTAATTAGTGGTGCTGGGTTTGCGAAACTGCAGGAATTTCTGCATTGACTGCTTTACCACTCATAGCCGTACGGTAAACGTTGTAGGCCATAATCAGCATACCGCTCAGATACAGCAGACCACCGGTCAGACGAATCAGGTAGTAAGGCATAGTACGTTTTACAGACTCTACGAAAGAGTAAGTCAGCGTACCGTCGTCGTTCAGAGAACCCCACATCAAGCCCTGCATCACACCGGCAATCCACATGGCGGCGATATACAGCACCACGCCGATGGTAGCGATCCAGAAGTGTGCTTCAATCAGTTTGGTGCTGTACATAGAAGTACGGCCGAACAGACGTGGCAGCATGTAGTAAACAGAACCGATGGTTACGAAACCTACCCAGCCCAATGCGCCTGCGTGAACGTGTGCAACAGTCCAGTCGGTGTAGTGGCTCAAGGCGTTTACGGTTTTAATCGACATCATCGGACCTTCAAAGGTGGACATACCGTAGAAAGACAGAGATACGATCAGGAATTTCAGAATCGGGTCGGTACGCAGTTTGTCCCATGCGCCGGAAAGCGTCATGATACCGTTGATCATACCGCCCCAAGACGGTGCGAACAGAATCAGCGACAGAACCATACCCAAAGACTGAGTCCAGTCAGGCAGTGCGGTGTAGTGCAGATGGTGCGGACCCGCCCACATATAGGTGAAGATCAACGCCCAGAAATGCACCACAGACAAGCGGTAAGAGTAAACCGGACGGCCTGCTTGTTTCGGCACGAAGTAATACATCATGCCCAAGAAGCCTGCGGTCAGGAAGAAGCCCACGGCGTTGTGGCCGTACCACCATTGAACCATGGCATCAACTGCGCCTGAATAAACAGAGTAGGATTTCATCCAACCGGCAGGAATGCTGATATTGTTGATGATGTGCAGCAGGGCAACCGCCAGAATGAAGCCGCCGTAGAACCAGTTGGCTACGTAGATGTGCTTCACTTTGCGTTTCACGATGGTGC
This window encodes:
- a CDS encoding cbb3-type cytochrome oxidase subunit 3, which codes for MDVNWIRSLFTLWVFLCFMLVIYIVFHRRNKQNYDEAASSIFDEDSSDKNGR
- the ccoO gene encoding cytochrome-c oxidase, cbb3-type subunit II → MKLQQLAEEKIGFLIVFTLLVVSVGFLIEVVPLFSSKVVTQPAPGVKPYNALQVAGRDIFIREGCYNCHSQMIRPFRAETERYGHYSVAGESVYDHPFQWGSKRTGPDLARVGGRYSDEWHRIHLLNPRDVVPESNMPAFPWLARNKVDPEATVAHMKALRAVGTPYSDEEIAKAPESLANKSELDAVIAYLQGLGLALKNVR
- the ccoN gene encoding cytochrome-c oxidase, cbb3-type subunit I yields the protein MDTQTYNYKVVRQFAIMTVVWGIVGMLVGVIIAAQLFAPSLNLTDIGPWFHFGRLRPLHTNAIIFAFGGCGLLGTSYYVVQRTCNTRLFCGPLAAFTFWGWQLVIVAAAISLPLGYTQGKEYAELEWPIDILITLVWVAYAIVFFGTIVKRKVKHIYVANWFYGGFILAVALLHIINNISIPAGWMKSYSVYSGAVDAMVQWWYGHNAVGFFLTAGFLGMMYYFVPKQAGRPVYSYRLSVVHFWALIFTYMWAGPHHLHYTALPDWTQSLGMVLSLILFAPSWGGMINGIMTLSGAWDKLRTDPILKFLIVSLSFYGMSTFEGPMMSIKTVNALSHYTDWTVAHVHAGALGWVGFVTIGSVYYMLPRLFGRTSMYSTKLIEAHFWIATIGVVLYIAAMWIAGVMQGLMWGSLNDDGTLTYSFVESVKRTMPYYLIRLTGGLLYLSGMLIMAYNVYRTAMSGKAVNAEIPAVSQTQHH